A portion of the Litorimonas taeanensis genome contains these proteins:
- the gspG gene encoding type II secretion system major pseudopilin GspG translates to MSITAPKIEQKENDNEAGFTLVEVMVTLVIIGLLTTVVVMNVLPVQDKALVQKAQGDIKQFELALEQYRLDMFDYPEQTAGLSALKTRPSGADEARYRPGGYIKVLEKDPWGNDYGYRYPGEYGVVDVFSYGSDGEPGGEGTAKDITNWVQ, encoded by the coding sequence ATGTCAATCACTGCCCCCAAAATCGAACAGAAAGAAAATGACAACGAAGCAGGCTTCACACTTGTTGAGGTCATGGTGACCCTTGTAATTATTGGGTTACTGACGACTGTTGTTGTGATGAATGTCTTGCCTGTACAAGATAAAGCCCTTGTCCAAAAAGCCCAAGGCGATATCAAGCAATTCGAGCTTGCCCTAGAGCAATATCGTTTAGACATGTTTGATTACCCTGAACAAACAGCCGGACTCAGCGCGCTCAAAACACGTCCTTCAGGCGCTGATGAAGCCCGTTATCGCCCAGGTGGATATATCAAAGTCTTAGAAAAAGATCCTTGGGGAAATGACTATGGGTATCGTTATCCCGGAGAATATGGTGTCGTGGATGTTTTCTCTTATGGCTCTGACGGCGAACCCGGAGGCGAAGGGACAGCCAAAGACATTACGAATTGGGTACAATAG
- the gspJ gene encoding type II secretion system minor pseudopilin GspJ has translation MRAIRYNQAGHNQAGFTLIEMLVSLFVFSLVSVGTMTAMGSSLSMRDRVNQGMDALTQIQASRAIIRADFERLSARKRRDILGSFEPYVLTTDTDALISFTRLGRENPGGLEPRGDAERVEYIFEDNKLIRQSWSSANPNVTAEPRETVLFENLETVEVEFLASDLIPITRLAIPVDNTAPIPGVIRFRLTDDKNATTDHIFELRL, from the coding sequence ATGAGAGCCATTCGTTATAATCAGGCAGGTCATAATCAGGCAGGCTTCACTCTGATTGAAATGCTTGTCAGCCTCTTTGTTTTCTCATTAGTCTCTGTCGGGACGATGACCGCTATGGGTAGTAGCCTTTCTATGAGAGATCGGGTCAACCAAGGCATGGATGCCTTGACGCAAATCCAAGCCTCTCGCGCTATAATTCGTGCCGATTTTGAACGGCTATCGGCGCGTAAACGCCGTGACATTCTAGGCAGTTTCGAGCCTTACGTCCTGACCACAGATACGGATGCCTTAATTAGCTTTACCCGGCTCGGCCGTGAAAACCCCGGTGGTCTTGAACCTCGAGGCGATGCAGAGCGTGTTGAATATATATTCGAAGACAACAAGCTCATCCGCCAAAGCTGGAGTTCCGCGAATCCCAATGTAACGGCTGAACCCAGAGAAACGGTTTTGTTCGAAAACCTTGAAACCGTGGAAGTGGAATTCCTCGCAAGCGACCTTATCCCCATCACGCGCCTCGCTATTCCAGTGGATAATACAGCCCCAATTCCCGGTGTTATAAGGTTCCGCCTGACCGACGATAAGAATGCGACCACAGATCATATCTTTGAGTTACGGTTATGA
- a CDS encoding DUF4112 domain-containing protein, whose product MEHHIAQKLESIESLARLMDSRFKIPGTSLGLGIDTLIGIIPGIGDTVSLGVAAYIVHQSAKLGVSKPKLIRMSLNIFIDWLIGLIPLIGDLFDWGWKANNKNAAILREHLEGQDARPITEKTHL is encoded by the coding sequence ATGGAACACCATATCGCCCAAAAACTTGAATCCATAGAATCTCTCGCAAGATTAATGGATAGCCGGTTCAAAATTCCAGGTACATCTTTGGGCCTCGGCATTGATACCCTGATAGGTATAATTCCTGGTATTGGTGATACGGTCAGTTTAGGTGTGGCGGCTTACATCGTACATCAAAGCGCCAAATTAGGCGTCAGTAAACCCAAACTTATACGAATGTCCCTCAATATTTTCATCGACTGGCTTATCGGCCTCATCCCTCTTATTGGGGACTTATTTGACTGGGGCTGGAAAGCCAATAACAAAAACGCGGCGATTTTAAGAGAGCATTTAGAAGGGCAAGATGCGCGCCCAATTACAGAAAAGACACACCTCTAG
- the gspI gene encoding type II secretion system minor pseudopilin GspI, which translates to MTPPLNQSAITNPTGKDKGFTLVEVLVSLVIFSVAILGLTQAGTQTVATLTQLEQKTYASIIADNQLALARLRTGPQSSLTLSGEAEAGGRAFDYRVIRKDTDVPNFFELVVTVNAVNSPQILIERRAFITAEAS; encoded by the coding sequence ATGACGCCCCCCTTAAATCAAAGCGCGATTACAAACCCCACAGGCAAAGACAAAGGCTTCACCCTTGTTGAAGTCCTTGTGAGCCTTGTGATATTTTCTGTAGCCATTTTAGGGCTGACGCAGGCGGGCACTCAAACCGTTGCGACTTTGACTCAATTAGAACAAAAAACCTATGCCTCTATCATTGCTGATAACCAGTTGGCGCTCGCTAGGTTAAGAACGGGGCCACAAAGTTCACTGACCCTCAGCGGTGAAGCCGAAGCAGGCGGACGCGCTTTTGACTACCGCGTCATCCGAAAAGATACAGATGTTCCAAATTTCTTCGAGCTTGTCGTCACCGTTAACGCCGTGAACAGCCCTCAGATTTTAATTGAACGGCGCGCCTTTATCACAGCTGAAGCCTCATGA
- a CDS encoding TadE/TadG family type IV pilus assembly protein — protein MLKKFLKSNSGNISIVTAVGMSTILVAIGAAYDFSATSKHKQSLQDMVDNATLAAAKSKLRKKSELKVIVDKVIAQHNTQNWPITSSIELKNDVLYVEANSAYDTLIMGFMGYKEIDVVANAASPLAIDTPINIALVLDTTDSMTGSNIKDLKSASHAMIEEFEAFESNIKIAVIPFGKYVNVGLKNKDATWIDTSKDGTFTEQEHCYDEQRTIKEPVCTGNGTYTTRDNYSDGRYTGSTTYENKTCEPGVYEPTGNRICEMRRTDYTWYGCAGSREAPYNEQAPYASRRIPGIMNHSCGTEMIPLTENMKEVGRTIDALSTSGETYLPSGVIWGWRAMQKDLPFTEIAKDGKRRLQYASNAMVIMTDGENTLSQGPGEYHNYRDSDEADKRTATLCEKVKDDEIEVFTVGYRMGSGRGKMETLLKNCASKPDNYFDASNAAELEKAFKDIANSLDFTRLSQ, from the coding sequence ATGCTAAAGAAATTCTTAAAATCAAATTCGGGTAACATTTCCATTGTTACCGCCGTTGGAATGTCTACCATTTTGGTTGCAATTGGCGCCGCCTATGACTTCTCTGCGACCTCTAAACATAAACAGTCTTTGCAGGACATGGTAGATAATGCGACTCTGGCGGCGGCCAAATCTAAGCTTAGAAAAAAGTCTGAGCTGAAAGTTATCGTCGATAAAGTTATCGCACAACATAACACACAAAATTGGCCCATTACCTCTAGTATAGAACTCAAAAATGACGTTCTCTATGTCGAAGCCAATAGTGCTTATGACACTCTCATTATGGGTTTTATGGGCTATAAAGAGATTGATGTTGTCGCGAACGCCGCCTCGCCTCTGGCCATCGATACCCCCATCAATATCGCGCTTGTTCTAGACACAACAGATTCCATGACAGGTAGCAATATCAAAGACTTAAAATCCGCATCGCACGCCATGATTGAAGAATTTGAAGCCTTTGAGAGCAATATAAAAATTGCCGTTATTCCTTTTGGGAAATATGTGAATGTCGGGCTTAAGAATAAAGACGCAACATGGATTGATACCTCTAAGGACGGTACATTTACTGAACAAGAACATTGTTACGACGAGCAACGCACAATCAAAGAACCGGTTTGCACAGGTAATGGCACCTATACCACGCGGGATAATTATAGTGATGGCCGCTATACGGGCTCCACTACTTATGAAAATAAAACATGCGAGCCGGGCGTCTATGAACCGACTGGGAACCGCATATGCGAAATGCGTAGAACAGATTATACTTGGTATGGATGCGCTGGTTCCCGTGAAGCCCCGTATAATGAGCAGGCCCCTTATGCATCTCGCCGTATTCCGGGGATCATGAACCATAGTTGCGGCACAGAAATGATTCCGTTGACGGAAAATATGAAAGAAGTAGGCCGCACAATTGATGCTTTATCAACATCTGGTGAGACCTATTTACCCTCTGGTGTTATCTGGGGTTGGCGCGCCATGCAGAAAGATCTGCCATTCACCGAAATCGCAAAAGACGGAAAACGCCGGCTGCAATACGCGTCTAACGCTATGGTCATAATGACGGACGGCGAGAACACGCTTTCTCAAGGGCCTGGAGAATATCATAATTACCGCGATAGTGATGAGGCAGACAAACGAACCGCCACATTATGTGAAAAAGTCAAAGACGATGAAATCGAAGTCTTCACCGTGGGCTACCGCATGGGCAGTGGTCGGGGAAAAATGGAAACGCTTTTGAAAAACTGCGCCAGTAAGCCAGATAATTACTTCGATGCGAGTAATGCTGCAGAGCTTGAAAAGGCCTTTAAGGACATTGCTAACAGTCTCGATTTCACGCGCCTCTCGCAATAA
- a CDS encoding response regulator, with amino-acid sequence MTQIVSLLIIEDDDFDFEIMKQTLSTMGVSNPLIRAKNGIEALNLLRGEDGHAALSKPYLIFLDLNMPRMGGMDVLKEIRADKDLENSTVFIFTSSESDEDILNADKYNVAGFILKSDIEGSLREAVQSLGFSWCIVAD; translated from the coding sequence ATGACTCAGATTGTCTCACTTTTAATTATTGAAGATGATGACTTTGACTTTGAAATCATGAAGCAAACGCTTTCGACTATGGGTGTGTCTAACCCGCTCATTCGTGCCAAAAATGGTATTGAAGCTTTGAACCTCCTTCGCGGCGAAGACGGCCATGCTGCGCTCTCAAAGCCCTATTTGATTTTCTTAGACCTGAACATGCCCAGAATGGGCGGCATGGATGTCTTAAAAGAAATACGAGCCGATAAAGATTTAGAAAATTCGACAGTGTTTATTTTTACCTCTTCAGAAAGTGATGAGGATATTTTAAATGCCGATAAATATAATGTCGCTGGGTTTATTTTAAAATCCGACATTGAAGGCAGTTTACGGGAGGCCGTACAAAGTTTGGGTTTTTCGTGGTGTATCGTCGCAGATTAG
- the purT gene encoding formate-dependent phosphoribosylglycinamide formyltransferase, translated as MVGLGTALCKGAKKVMLLGSGELGKEVAIELQRYGVEIIAVDRYANAPAMQIAHRAHIIDMTKGEALRAIIEAEHPDLIIPEIEAIATDCLAELEGEGFQVIPTARATQITMDREGIRTLAAETLGLVTSEYRFAQSEAEMRAAMKEIGLPCIVKPVMSSSGKGQSMAKSEDDMARVWQYSQTGGRTGASRIIIEGFVDFDYEITLLTVRHKEGTSFCAPIGHLQEDGDYRESWQPQAMSEKALARAQKMAEKITEALGGYGVFGVELFVKGDEVIFSEVSPRPHDTGLVTLISQNLSEFALHARAILGLPIPQIEQKGPSASAVIMGKGQSRDISFSNLDKALSEADTEIRLFGKPAIDGSRRLGVAVAKDQTIEAAKNKARAAAQAVKIHYG; from the coding sequence ATGGTCGGATTAGGCACAGCTTTATGCAAAGGCGCCAAGAAAGTCATGTTGTTGGGGTCAGGAGAACTTGGAAAAGAAGTGGCGATTGAACTACAACGCTATGGTGTCGAAATTATTGCCGTCGATCGATATGCGAATGCGCCTGCCATGCAAATCGCGCATCGTGCCCATATTATTGATATGACAAAGGGGGAGGCGCTCAGAGCCATAATAGAGGCTGAACACCCAGATCTGATTATTCCCGAAATTGAGGCGATAGCAACGGATTGTCTTGCGGAACTAGAAGGCGAAGGCTTTCAGGTTATTCCGACGGCGCGGGCAACGCAAATAACGATGGACAGAGAAGGGATTCGTACTCTAGCGGCAGAAACATTGGGTCTAGTCACATCAGAATACCGTTTTGCTCAAAGTGAAGCGGAGATGCGCGCGGCTATGAAAGAAATAGGTCTTCCGTGTATTGTTAAACCCGTAATGAGTAGCTCGGGAAAAGGTCAAAGCATGGCCAAATCAGAGGATGATATGGCGCGTGTTTGGCAGTATTCCCAAACGGGAGGGCGGACAGGGGCTTCTCGCATTATTATCGAGGGCTTTGTAGATTTCGATTATGAAATAACCTTGTTGACGGTGCGCCACAAGGAAGGAACGTCCTTTTGTGCCCCCATAGGCCATTTACAAGAAGACGGCGATTATCGAGAAAGTTGGCAACCGCAAGCAATGTCCGAAAAAGCGCTCGCCAGAGCCCAAAAGATGGCCGAGAAAATTACGGAGGCTTTGGGCGGGTATGGCGTCTTTGGGGTAGAGCTTTTTGTAAAAGGCGATGAGGTCATTTTCTCAGAAGTGTCTCCGCGTCCACATGACACGGGCCTCGTGACATTAATCAGTCAGAACCTGTCTGAGTTTGCCCTTCATGCAAGGGCTATATTGGGGCTGCCTATTCCTCAAATCGAGCAGAAAGGTCCGTCTGCGTCTGCGGTCATAATGGGCAAAGGCCAATCAAGAGATATTAGCTTTTCAAACTTAGATAAGGCTTTGAGCGAAGCTGATACAGAGATTAGATTGTTCGGGAAACCTGCCATAGACGGGAGCCGAAGATTAGGCGTAGCCGTGGCGAAGGACCAAACAATAGAGGCCGCCAAAAATAAAGCCCGCGCCGCAGCGCAGGCTGTGAAAATTCATTATGGATAA
- the gspM gene encoding type II secretion system protein GspM — protein sequence MFDTVQTSLVNLWRDREPREQVLLAVMGVLLGLFVLWQFILTPISNARSDAQSALITAERDYVAVARALPQLSAPTTLSGPQFTQAVFIDAARKRGLKPSRIQPDGNNNLSVWIDTKDTLALYGLLNDIITQNGAILARASITAGANQSLNAQLTFTLTP from the coding sequence ATGTTCGACACAGTTCAAACTTCCCTAGTCAATCTATGGCGCGATCGTGAACCGCGTGAGCAGGTTTTGTTAGCTGTTATGGGGGTTTTATTAGGCCTCTTTGTTTTATGGCAATTTATTCTAACGCCAATTTCTAACGCCCGTTCAGACGCCCAATCCGCCTTGATTACCGCAGAGCGTGATTATGTCGCCGTGGCCCGCGCTCTCCCGCAATTATCGGCGCCAACAACCTTATCGGGGCCGCAATTTACCCAAGCCGTTTTCATTGACGCGGCAAGGAAGCGCGGATTGAAACCGTCACGCATTCAGCCTGATGGAAATAACAATCTTTCGGTCTGGATCGACACCAAAGATACACTCGCGCTCTATGGGTTATTAAATGATATTATTACGCAAAATGGCGCTATCCTAGCCCGCGCCTCTATCACAGCTGGCGCTAATCAAAGTTTAAATGCCCAATTGACCTTTACCCTTACACCATAA
- a CDS encoding bifunctional transcriptional activator/DNA repair enzyme AdaA produces the protein MMTVHTDDMRTDDLRTDDMRYEALKDRKGAVGLNFILAVLSTGIFCRPGCPARRPLRKNCVFYETAALALKAGYRPCKRCHPLGGQRAALESLMQEIYANPEADWSAKALEEKGLAPTTLRRQFKAHTGFGLGAFIRWVRLGQAAQSLTQGETVIMAQLDAGFDSPSGFRAAFGDMFGQAPARIKFDEQNPLCVAWHETPMGRMVSIADETALYMLEFTNRVKMLAQVKRLHRLHNRPILVGRTVISEHIEDELKRYFKGELKQFETPLVLTGTDFQKQTWAQLCAIPYGETRSYAQLAMAVGNEKAVRAVASSNAKNGLALIVPCHRVIAKDGSLGGYAGGVERKSALLSLETNNL, from the coding sequence ATGATGACCGTTCACACAGATGATATGCGCACAGATGATCTGCGCACAGATGATATGCGCTATGAGGCATTAAAAGACCGCAAAGGCGCCGTGGGTTTGAACTTTATTCTGGCCGTCCTTTCAACAGGTATTTTTTGTCGTCCAGGCTGCCCAGCACGACGGCCCTTACGGAAGAACTGCGTGTTCTATGAAACGGCCGCTCTCGCATTGAAAGCGGGGTATCGGCCCTGTAAACGCTGTCACCCCCTCGGGGGGCAGCGCGCAGCATTAGAAAGCTTGATGCAGGAAATTTATGCCAATCCAGAGGCCGATTGGAGCGCGAAAGCATTAGAAGAAAAGGGGCTTGCCCCGACGACCCTAAGACGACAATTTAAAGCCCATACAGGCTTTGGATTAGGCGCCTTTATTCGCTGGGTTCGTCTTGGCCAGGCCGCGCAATCTTTGACGCAAGGGGAAACTGTAATCATGGCACAATTAGATGCAGGCTTCGATAGTCCGTCTGGGTTTCGGGCCGCTTTTGGCGATATGTTTGGGCAGGCCCCCGCCCGGATAAAATTTGATGAACAAAATCCGTTATGCGTGGCTTGGCATGAAACGCCAATGGGCCGTATGGTGAGTATCGCCGATGAAACCGCGCTCTATATGCTTGAATTCACCAATCGCGTGAAGATGCTGGCCCAAGTTAAGCGACTACACCGTCTGCACAATCGTCCGATACTTGTCGGACGAACGGTTATATCCGAACACATAGAGGATGAGCTTAAACGGTATTTTAAAGGCGAGCTGAAACAGTTTGAGACGCCATTAGTGCTAACGGGTACGGATTTCCAAAAACAAACTTGGGCGCAACTCTGTGCAATTCCTTATGGTGAAACGCGTTCCTATGCGCAGCTCGCTATGGCCGTAGGAAATGAAAAAGCGGTGCGCGCCGTTGCTAGCTCTAATGCTAAAAATGGATTAGCACTGATTGTGCCCTGCCATCGCGTAATCGCCAAAGATGGCTCACTTGGGGGATATGCAGGCGGGGTCGAGCGGAAAAGCGCGTTGCTCTCTCTAGAAACAAATAACCTTTAA
- the gspK gene encoding type II secretion system minor pseudopilin GspK: MILRRKHIDSQDTADSESGAVLLTTLLIMAIMAALAVALMDDVRLALKRTANVNDYAQADWYVRGAEDYVGDVLGASLLNIEAENRNQVLTSMNPLILPLEGGAMQLDIRDGSHCFNLNSLTSAENESVNTVAANQFIQLMEILGIPPIQSTVISARVIDWIDSDNQTQPGGAEDGDYLRRTPPILTANTGLASVMELRAIEGITAEIYETLRPWVCIGPPHEISPFNVDSAQPWQAPLLATYLGGQEQLALALQILQERPPQGYGDFATLSESPALAAFGDDKEDAIDSDLWAEDIIVFTPPALWVELSLAYRKVQRSRSFNFTGLDNNTLLLTYRGWGRESFRPNLDPNILEAASLGQTTNTEEN; encoded by the coding sequence ATGATCCTGCGCCGGAAACATATTGATTCACAAGATACTGCCGATTCTGAATCAGGCGCCGTCTTGCTCACCACCCTTTTAATTATGGCGATAATGGCGGCCCTCGCTGTGGCATTAATGGATGATGTTCGGCTGGCCTTAAAGCGAACAGCCAATGTAAATGACTACGCCCAAGCCGATTGGTATGTGCGCGGCGCAGAAGATTATGTCGGTGATGTTTTGGGGGCATCATTACTCAATATTGAAGCAGAAAATAGAAACCAAGTTTTGACCTCTATGAACCCCTTAATTTTACCGCTTGAAGGCGGCGCTATGCAATTAGATATTCGTGACGGATCGCATTGTTTCAATCTTAACAGTTTAACGTCAGCCGAAAATGAAAGCGTGAATACGGTTGCCGCCAATCAATTCATTCAACTGATGGAAATTCTAGGCATCCCCCCCATTCAATCAACCGTTATCAGCGCACGTGTCATAGATTGGATTGATAGCGATAATCAAACCCAACCCGGCGGTGCAGAAGACGGGGATTATCTACGCCGAACACCTCCCATTTTAACGGCCAATACAGGGCTGGCATCGGTTATGGAACTTCGAGCCATCGAAGGCATTACAGCGGAAATATATGAAACTCTGCGCCCTTGGGTCTGTATCGGGCCGCCCCATGAGATCAGCCCCTTTAATGTTGATTCTGCGCAGCCTTGGCAGGCCCCATTACTGGCTACCTATTTAGGCGGTCAGGAACAATTGGCTCTTGCTCTGCAAATTTTACAAGAACGGCCGCCGCAAGGGTATGGAGATTTTGCGACCTTATCTGAAAGCCCTGCGCTCGCGGCTTTTGGCGATGACAAAGAAGACGCAATCGACTCTGACCTTTGGGCTGAAGATATTATTGTTTTCACCCCGCCAGCCCTTTGGGTTGAACTCTCCCTCGCTTATCGAAAGGTGCAACGCTCACGGAGCTTTAACTTTACAGGGCTGGACAATAACACCCTCCTTCTGACATATCGCGGGTGGGGCCGGGAAAGTTTCAGGCCTAATCTTGACCCCAATATTTTAGAAGCCGCCTCACTGGGGCAAACCACGAATACGGAAGAGAATTAA
- a CDS encoding response regulator has translation MISILLIDDDETEYHLINQMMQDCYGGAFSLRYARSIKEATVTLKTQTFDIILLDNNLRDGQTAKDNVPALRDIVDSVPLIVISGVIDAAYLKDKTILDVYDVVDKYHLRDKIARGLLSVSDENP, from the coding sequence ATGATTTCGATTTTGCTCATAGATGATGACGAAACTGAATATCATCTTATAAATCAGATGATGCAAGATTGTTATGGCGGAGCCTTCTCATTGCGCTATGCCAGATCCATCAAAGAAGCCACTGTAACGCTCAAAACACAGACTTTCGACATTATCTTGCTGGATAATAACTTACGAGACGGTCAAACGGCCAAAGACAATGTTCCAGCCTTGCGTGATATCGTTGATTCCGTGCCTCTTATCGTAATTTCAGGGGTTATTGATGCCGCCTATCTGAAAGATAAAACGATTTTGGACGTGTATGATGTTGTCGATAAATACCACCTAAGAGACAAAATCGCCCGCGGCTTATTAAGCGTTTCTGACGAAAACCCTTAA
- a CDS encoding MarR family winged helix-turn-helix transcriptional regulator translates to MRFSNSKYPEDNSDYSLMILAEQISKDYTEVLKLVVVPAVKALYNLKLREVRLVMGLGQSREAISASELADQLRQDPSTVTRSLIILVRGGFVTTVENEADGRSKMISLTDKGQAAARLCYDSFDDFLSSIERASDSSVIRRPEGTTVDRINDIKKRAAFVLRKAKGKR, encoded by the coding sequence GTGCGATTTTCAAATTCGAAATATCCTGAGGACAACTCTGACTACAGTCTAATGATTTTGGCTGAGCAAATCAGTAAAGATTATACTGAAGTGCTGAAATTGGTTGTCGTGCCAGCCGTGAAGGCGCTTTATAATCTTAAACTTCGCGAAGTCCGTTTGGTCATGGGGCTTGGCCAATCACGCGAGGCGATATCTGCATCAGAATTAGCAGATCAGTTAAGGCAAGATCCATCGACAGTGACCCGCTCTCTTATTATCTTAGTTCGCGGCGGATTTGTCACCACGGTAGAAAATGAAGCCGATGGTCGTAGTAAAATGATCTCTTTAACGGATAAGGGGCAGGCCGCCGCGCGTTTATGCTATGACTCATTTGATGACTTCTTGTCATCTATAGAGCGGGCCTCAGATTCATCAGTGATCCGCCGACCAGAAGGGACAACTGTCGACCGCATCAATGATATTAAAAAGCGCGCAGCCTTCGTGCTGAGAAAGGCCAAAGGAAAACGCTAG
- the gspL gene encoding type II secretion system protein GspL: protein MRDSLILILPVNSESALHWGHWDGESVIETGQCEMTNLSKLALMNLPAVAIIAGQDVQSFVHEIPKMNRRDRLSAVLFSLEDNISSPLDNLHLALRDGEPQTVSIMERSYIEQAASWASKSGLSLKHLAADYDALAQSGLEAIDLSDRIVIPGVTGHALDPDWYKSAASQLDKPSLFAIIGKNLSQTTNLLQGDYAPKSQFSGQTKTWLRLGALAACLGLAFLFYEGMQARAVNAQAVNVRGETAALYAKVTGKPAPSNPVRAVAQANKAGGLAPTNFLMLSDIAFRALEEFNDVRIERVTYQNSRDELQLRLIYPSYERAEEVSRAMQKAGGAFTPGGVREQSGRFIGEAVLKRGGAS from the coding sequence ATGCGGGACAGTCTTATTCTTATTCTACCGGTCAATTCTGAGTCGGCGCTGCATTGGGGGCATTGGGACGGCGAGTCTGTAATCGAAACAGGCCAGTGCGAGATGACAAATCTCAGTAAACTGGCACTGATGAATCTCCCCGCCGTCGCAATTATAGCGGGGCAAGACGTTCAGAGCTTTGTTCACGAAATTCCAAAAATGAACCGGCGTGATCGCCTCAGCGCCGTCTTGTTTTCGCTCGAAGATAATATTTCCTCTCCTTTAGATAACTTACATCTGGCATTGCGGGACGGCGAGCCACAAACTGTATCCATTATGGAGCGGAGCTATATAGAGCAGGCCGCGAGTTGGGCTTCTAAATCAGGGTTAAGCCTCAAACATCTCGCTGCAGATTACGATGCGCTTGCCCAAAGCGGGTTAGAGGCAATTGACCTCTCAGACCGCATTGTAATTCCCGGCGTGACCGGCCATGCCTTAGATCCTGATTGGTATAAGAGCGCTGCCTCGCAACTGGATAAGCCCAGCTTATTTGCCATTATTGGAAAGAACCTGTCTCAGACGACTAATCTGTTACAAGGTGACTATGCGCCAAAAAGCCAATTTAGCGGCCAGACAAAAACATGGTTACGTCTTGGGGCTTTGGCCGCTTGTCTAGGCCTAGCGTTTCTTTTCTATGAAGGTATGCAAGCCCGCGCCGTGAACGCCCAAGCTGTGAATGTACGAGGTGAAACTGCCGCCTTATATGCCAAAGTCACTGGCAAGCCAGCACCGTCAAACCCAGTGCGCGCCGTCGCACAAGCCAATAAAGCTGGAGGGCTAGCGCCCACCAACTTCCTTATGCTGAGTGATATAGCCTTTCGCGCTTTGGAGGAATTCAATGACGTGCGTATCGAACGCGTTACCTATCAAAACAGCCGAGATGAATTACAACTCCGCCTAATTTATCCAAGCTATGAACGCGCAGAAGAGGTCAGCCGTGCAATGCAAAAAGCAGGCGGAGCCTTTACCCCAGGCGGCGTAAGAGAACAAAGCGGACGCTTCATCGGAGAAGCGGTGTTAAAGCGAGGGGGCGCATCATAA
- a CDS encoding prepilin-type N-terminal cleavage/methylation domain-containing protein, whose amino-acid sequence MRRQTKSETLTKTDKESGFTLVEILAVLVIIGLISGIVAFNLPSPKTATQTQAETLTRQLNALSQNGLISGEIQAFGVSEKGYSLYRYDGERFTSVATMDWTENVKIALRRNDTKTKVPEEISPQILFEPTQISTPFILDLSGPRARFELQSKGDGRVVMVKTE is encoded by the coding sequence ATGCGGCGCCAAACGAAATCCGAAACTTTGACAAAAACCGATAAAGAATCGGGTTTTACGCTGGTTGAAATTCTGGCTGTCTTGGTCATTATTGGTCTTATATCGGGCATCGTGGCGTTTAATTTGCCTTCCCCGAAAACAGCCACGCAGACACAGGCCGAAACATTAACACGGCAATTAAATGCGTTATCACAAAACGGATTAATTAGCGGAGAGATCCAAGCTTTTGGCGTTTCCGAAAAAGGGTACTCCCTCTATCGTTATGATGGAGAGCGCTTCACAAGCGTAGCCACAATGGATTGGACAGAAAACGTCAAAATTGCTTTGCGGCGCAACGACACTAAAACAAAGGTGCCTGAAGAGATTAGCCCCCAGATCTTGTTTGAACCCACTCAAATCAGTACGCCCTTCATCCTTGATCTATCGGGGCCACGGGCGCGGTTTGAATTGCAATCAAAAGGCGATGGCCGCGTTGTTATGGTGAAAACCGAATGA